A genomic segment from Eremothecium gossypii ATCC 10895 chromosome III, complete sequence encodes:
- the TOP1 gene encoding DNA topoisomerase 1 (Syntenic homolog of Saccharomyces cerevisiae YOL006C (TOP1)) — translation MTVKLKNDSSSEDEPLGNGGRKAARPARGSKRRAVKEEESSSGEQEEVLSQEVKKRKTVSKRRAPARKVKEEEGDRDAKKESSVDGEEDSEEFKWWEREEEKDDSVKWVTLRHNGVMFPPEYTPLPSHVRLYYGGKAVELPAEAEEVAGFFAALLQSDHAQNPVFQKNFFEDFLSVLNKHGGARNGIDIQEFSKCDFSKMHAYIQQQKDQKKQLSSHEKKLLKQEKDKQEEPYKFCYLDGRKEQVGNFKIEPPDLFRGRGAHPKTGKLKRRVQPEDVVLNLDKDAPIPEPPAGHKWGEIRHDNTVQWLCMWRENISNSFKYVRLAANSSLKGMSDFKKFEKSRELKNYIDIIRADYRKNLKSKVMLDRQIAVATYLIDVFALRAGGEKSEDEADTVGCCSLRYEHISLKPPNTVVFDFLGKDSIRYYQEVEVDKQVFKNLSIFKRPPKEPGHQLFDRLDPSILNKHLQNYMPGLTAKVFRTYNASKTMQDQLDLIPNEGSVTEKMVRYNAANRAVAILCNHQRTVGRSHAQSMQKATEKIEEYQWQKIRYKKAILQLDESELKANPKFFKEINDLTKEEQMSIHKRVLEREREKYQKKFARENEKRKFEGEELLPESQLESWLADVEEMGKEYVEELETGLVTVKPTLQSVEKLKAQIDKLEQRIRTTSIQMKDKEDNSTVALSTSKISYIDPRLSVAFCKKYDVPLEKVFTKTLREKFKWAIESADENWRF, via the coding sequence ATGACAGTGAAGTTGAAGAATGATTCGTCATCGGAAGATGAGCCGCTGGGGAACGGGGGCCGCAaggcggcgcggccggcgcgcggcagcaagcggcgggcggtgaaggaggaggagagcagcagcggcgagcaggaggaggTGCTGTCACAGGAGGTGAAGAAACGTAAAACGGTGTCCAAGCGgcgggcgccggcgcgcaaggtgaaggaggaggagggcgaCAGGGACGCGAAGAAGGAGAGCAGCGTGGACGGCGAGGAGGACTCGGAGGAGTTTAAGTGGTGGGAGcgcgaggaggagaagGACGACAGCGTGAAATGGGTGACGTTGCGTCACAACGGCGTGATGTTTCCGCCGGAATACACGCCGCTGCCCTCGCACGTGCGGCTGTACTACGGCGGCAAGGCGGTGGAGCTACCCGCGGAGGCCGAGGAGGTGGCGGGCTTCTTTGcagcgctgctgcagtcGGACCATGCGCAGAACCCTGTTTTCCAGAAGAACTTCTTCGAGGATTTCCTGTCGGTCCTGAATAAGCATGGCGGGGCGCGCAACGGGATCGACATACAGGAGTTCAGCAAGTGCGATTTCAGCAAGATGCACGCGTACATACAGCAGCAGAAGGATCAGAAGAAGCAACTGAGCAGTCACGAGAAGAAGCTTTTGAAGCAGGAGAAGGACAAACAGGAGGAGCCGTACAAGTTCTGCTACCTAGACGGTCGGAAAGAGCAGGTGGGCAACTTCAAGATTGAACCCCCGGACCTTTTCCGGGGGCGCGGGGCCCACCCGAAGACGGGCAAGCTCAAGCGCCGTGTGCAGCCCGAGGATGTTGTGCTGAACCTCGACAAGGACGCTCCCATTCCCGAGCCGCCCGCGGGCCACAAGTGGGGCGAGATCAGGCACGACAACACCGTTCAGTGGCTCTGTATGTGGAGAGAGAATATTTCCAATTCCTTCAAGTACGTCCGTCTGGCCGCTAACTCTTCTCTGAAAGGTATGAGTGACTTTAAAAAGTTCGAAAAGTCTAGAGAACTGAAAAACTACATTGACATAATCAGAGCTGATTACAGAAAAAACCTCAAGAGTAAGGTGATGTTGGACAGACAGATAGCCGTTGCAACCTATCTTATCGATGTATTTGCCCTTAGAGCCGGGGGAGAGAAATCGGAAGATGAAGCCGACACCGTTGGCTGCTGCTCTTTGAGATACGAACACATATCTCTGAAACCACCCAACACCGTTGTCTTCGATTTCCTTGGTAAGGATTCTATAAGATACTATCAAGAGGTCGAGGTGGATAAGCAGGTATTCAAGAACCTTTCCATCTTTAAGAGACCCCCTAAGGAACCCGGTCATCAACTTTTTGACAGATTGGACCCTTCGATTCTGAATAAGCATCTTCAGAACTACATGCCGGGTCTTACCGCAAAGGTATTCCGTACCTACAATGCTTCCAAGACAATGCAGGATCAACTTGATTTGATACCTAACGAAGGCAGCGTGACTGAAAAAATGGTGAGATACAATGCCGCTAACAGAGCAGTTGCGATCTTGTGTAACCATCAGCGGACAGTCGGACGCAGTCATGCGCAGTCGATGCAAAAGGCCACTGAGAAGATTGAAGAGTATCAGTGGCAGAAAATAAGATACAAGAAAGCCATTCTGCAGTTGGACGAATCTGAGTTGAAGgcaaacccaaagttctTCAAAGAGATTAACGACTTGACGAAAGAGGAGCAGATGTCGATACACAAGAGGGTGCTTGAACGAGAGCGCGAGAAGTACCAGAAGAAATTTGCTCGTGAAAACGAAAAAAGGAAGTTCGAGGGGGAAGAGCTCCTACCAGAATCTCAGCTTGAAAGTTGGCTTGCTGATGTTGAAGAGATGGGAAAAGAATATGTAGAAGAGTTGGAGACAGGCCTTGTAACTGTGAAACCCACGTTGCAGTCTGTTGAAAAGCTAAAGGCACAGATTGACAAGCTTGAACAGCGGATCAGGACAACATCTATTCAAATGAAGGATAAGGAGGACAATTCGACTGTTGCATTGAGTACATCGAAGATTAGTTACATTGATCCACGGCTCAGTGTTGCTTTCTGTAAGAAATACGACGTGCCTCTGGAAAAAGTTTTCACCAAGACCCTGAGGGAGAAGTTTAAGTGGGCCATCGAGTCTGCAGACGAAAACTGGAGGTTCTAG
- the AIM34 gene encoding Aim34p (Syntenic homolog of Saccharomyces cerevisiae YMR003W (AIM34)) produces the protein MSLRRAKSLPSLKNIAEVAKPITKAPPLPLLAFEGPGLSTCRWYPTTVRTVHNTPSKAQTTLLSTAKKESAFSAMNLKALRNECRSRGLQVSGRKSDLIERIVDFELKGPLGRRGTRRAFHSPGTSSASVCRPVDKVTMPDIALTERAVQQPEKNYILRIPSLSREAASHPVTKSEKDLAQGADEDADPTSEEGRVLTPDSDLHIESPVVINKIEIINEDDYLQDDSRQSSDSQGGSQQDSDGTGQQNFSPRDRRFFAGLTAAVGLWWYFGNKSAKRRMRK, from the coding sequence ATGTCGCTAAGAAGGGCCAAATCGTTGCCATCGCTTAAGAATATCGCTGAGGTGGCCAAGCCCATCACCAAGGCCCCCCCGCTCCCCCTGCTTGCGTTTGAGGGCCCTGGGCTGTCCACATGTCGCTGGTATCCCACCACCGTGCGCACAGTGCACAATACCCCCAGTAAGGCGCAGACGACGCTGCTCTCGACAGCGAAGAAGGAGAGTGCGTTTTCCGCAATGAACCTGAAGGCCTTGCGGAACGAGTGCCGCTCCCGAGGCCTCCAGGTCTCCGGGCGGAAGTCGGATTTGATCGAGCGCATTGTCGACTTCGAGCTGAAGGGACCGCTGGGCAGGCGCGGGACACGGCGGGCGTTCCACAGCCCGGGCACGAGCAGCGCCAGCGTATGCCGGCCCGTGGACAAGGTCACCATGCCGGACATCGCGCTGACAGAGCGAGCCGTGCAACAGCCTGAGAAAAACTACATACTCCGGATTCCGTCGTTGTCGCGCGAGGCGGCGTCGCATCCCGTTACCAAGTCCGAGAAGGATCTTGCGCAGGGAGCCGACGAGGACGCCGACCCGACCTCCGAGGAGGGCCGGGTCCTGACGCCGGACTCGGACCTCCACATTGAGTCGCCGGTGGTGATCAACAAAATTGAGATCATTAACGAGGACGATTACCTACAGGACGATTCGCGACAGAGCTCGGACTCGCAGGGCGGCTCGCAGCAGGACTCGGACGGCACCGGCCAGCAGAACTTCTCGCCTCGGGATCGGCGGTTCTTTGCAGGGCTGACTGCGGCGGTGGGGCTGTGGTGGTACTTCGGGAACAAAAGCGCCAAGCGGCGGATGCGGAAATAG
- the COQ10 gene encoding ubiquinone-binding protein COQ10 (Syntenic homolog of Saccharomyces cerevisiae YOL008W (COQ10)) codes for MLRCLISRPQLLPTRLPLATPSCVSRRTFLGFTGGDTKEQRYILKRVFNAPLHYVYPAVSEVSLYKLFIPYCTDSFVNKRRPGDNMPTEAGLRVGFQQYDETFVCRVDCTTLPGNQRSVVAESLAHHLFETLHTQWLLSPHPTRPDASVVELILRFKFKSQLYNSVSSIFGTRVTQVVMKAFEKRVFQLRKEAMDRPPTGDAGH; via the coding sequence ATGCTCCGGTGTTTGATAAGCCGCCCTCAGCTACTGCCTACAAGGCTCCCTCTGGCTACGCCGAGTTGTGTATCCAGAAGGACATTTCTTGGGTTCACCGGCGGTGACACTAAGGAGCAGCGTTATATCCTCAAGAGGGTCTTCAACGCGCCGCTGCACTACGTGTACCCTGCAGTGTCGGAAGTGTCCCTCTATAAGCTTTTCATTCCTTACTGCACGGACTCTTTCGTTAATAAGCGGAGGCCTGGCGATAACATGCCCACCGAGGCAGGCCTTCGTGTAGGCTTCCAGCAGTATGACGAGACGTTCGTGTGCCGGGTAGACTGCACGACGCTGCCGGGGAACCAGCGAAGCGTGGTTGCAGAGTCGCTGGCTCACCACCTATTCGAAACGCTGCATACACAATGGCTACTCTCGCCTCACCCTACCAGACCGGACGCCTCTGTTGTGGAGCTGATCCTGCGGTTCAAGTTCAAGTCACAGCTTTACAACAGTGTCTCCTCGATCTTTGGCACGCGCGTCACGCAGGTGGTCATGAAGGCGTTCGAGAAGAGAGTCTTCCAGCTGCGGAAAGAGGCCATGGACAGGCCGCCGACCGGTGACGCTGGCCACTAA
- the RCL1 gene encoding rRNA-processing endoribonuclease (Syntenic homolog of Saccharomyces cerevisiae YOL010W (RCL1)), which translates to MSSKYVTFRGATNFRHRIVMATLSGKAVKIEKIRSEDMNPGLRDHEVSFLRLIEAVTNGSVIEISYTGTTVIYRPGIIVGGSHTHNCPNGKAVGYYVEPLLYLAPFSKKKFSIILRGVTSTHQDAGIEAIKWGLMPVMEKFGVRECALHTLKRGAPPLGGGEVHLVVDSLIAQPITMHALERPLISAIRGVAYSTRVSPSMVNRMIDGAKSVLKQVPCEANITADVWRGANSGKSPGWGITLVAETKKGWRYFTEAIGDAGEVPEDIGNKAAYNLLEEISRSAVVCRSQLPLAIVYMVIGKEDIGRLRIARAQVDESLVLLLRDIKELFGTEALLKPADDDTDDLIVTIKGIGFTNTSKKIA; encoded by the coding sequence ATGTCTTCAAAATATGTCACATTCCGTGGTGCCACGAATTTCCGGCACAGAATAGTGATGGCCACTCTGTCGGGAAAGGCTGTGAAGATTGAAAAGATCAGGTCCGAGGACATGAATCCTGGGCTGCGAGACCACGAAGTATCGTTTCTGCGGCTCATAGAGGCCGTTACCAATGGAAGTGTAATTGAGATCTCGTACACCGGTACGACCGTGATATATAGGCCTGGAATCATCGTAGGAGGGTCACACACGCACAACTGCCCGAATGGCAAGGCGGTGGGCTACTACGTGGAGCCGCTCCTGTACCTGGCGCCATTTTCTAAGAAGAAGTTTTCGATCATACTGCGGGGTGTCACGTCGACGCACCAGGACGCTGGGATAGAGGCGATTAAGTGGGGCCTGATGCCCGTGATGGAGAAGTTCGGTGTGCGAGAGTGCGCTCTCCACACGCTGAAGCGCGGGGCGCCACCGCTTGGCGGCGGTGAGGTGCACCTGGTTGTGGACTCGTTGATTGCGCAGCCGATAACAATGCATGCTCTAGAGCGCCCGCTAATTTCGGCCATCCGTGGCGTCGCCTACTCGACCAGAGTCAGTCCGTCTATGGTAAACAGAATGATCGATGGCGCTAAAAGCGTGCTGAAACAGGTTCCATGCGAGGCCAACATTACTGCGGACGTGTGGAGAGGCGCGAACTCAGGAAAGAGTCCCGGATGGGGCATCACATTGGTGGCAGAAACTAAGAAAGGCTGGAGGTACTTCACGGAGGCGATCGGCGACGCAGGTGAAGTGCCAGAGGATATTGGGAACAAGGCAGCATACaaccttttggaagagatcAGTAGAAGCGCGGTTGTGTGCCGGTCGCAGCTGCCACTAGCAATTGTGTACATGGTCATTGGGAAGGAGGATATCGGGAGGCTCAGAATAGCCAGGGCCCAAGTTGACGAAAGCCTGGTCCTCCTTTTGAGAGATATCAAAGAACTGTTCGGAACGGAGGCCCTGCTGAAACCTGCTGACGATGACACCGACGACCTGATCGTCACAATCAAGGGGATCGGGTTCACGAATACCAGCAAGAAGATCGCCTGA
- the CSI2 gene encoding Csi2p (Syntenic homolog of Saccharomyces cerevisiae YOL007C (CSI2)): protein MKLHISRQSINNSWLLLLLLLPCTFCQVLAISTVRGRRFNSTTPGIITNPRHPIRYHRSITSIPIPKRPTERPTDTRRRVTTIAPQQNRAAHANITKIPASYTNQQIASQTTHIMEYTPGIPSPHNNQNIQKSVLPSGMLFLAFGIALCVVITAFLVSWGIVFLRSWYFARKEHRFQAMASRYQNAALYNLSSDSADSAPYDSDLVLKVRKMDQLNRLSLYSLGSMSSLGGGEHSKDANRRSLENRASMYISPTNLIQHQKLFMLSTRTPSTLSLTPTAALKDLPFPAPASTRAASGLPLRHSMASTKYIPKSSAPLPPTA, encoded by the coding sequence ATGAAACTTCACATATCAAGACAATCTATAAATAATTCATGGCTGCTCCTCCTACTATTGTTACCTTGCACATTTTGCCAAGTATTAGCTATCTCAACAGTACGCGGAAGACGGTTCAATTCAACCACCCCAGGAATAATAACCAATCCCAGACACCCAATACGATACCATCGATCAATAACATCAATTCCCATACCTAAAAGACCCACTGAAAGGCCTACTGACACAAGAAGGCGCGTGACAACCATAGCCCCACAACAGAATAGGGCAGCACACGCCAATATAACAAAAATCCCTGCTTCATATACAAATCAGCAAATCGCAAGTCAGACTACGCATATAATGGAGTACACTCCGGGAATTCCGTCTCCGCATAATAATCAGAATATTCAAAAATCAGTCCTGCCTTCGGGCATGCTTTTCTTAGCATTCGGCATCGCACTCTGCGTCGTCATCACCGCATTCCTGGTATCCTGGGGCATTGTCTTCCTCCGCTCGTGGTACTTCGCCAGAAAGGAACATCGCTTCCAGGCAATGGCCTCTCGATACCAGAACGCGGCGCTATACAACCTCTCCTCAGACAGCGCGGACTCCGCGCCCTACGACTCGGATCTCGTGCTGAAAGTCCGCAAGATGGACCAGCTGAACAGACTAAGTCTCTACTCGCTCGGATCGATGTCCTCActcggcggcggcgagcaCAGCAAGGATGCCAACAGACGCAGCTTGGAGAACCGCGCTTCAATGTACATATCGCCGACAAACTTGATACAACACCAGAAGCTGTTCATGCTGTCCACCCGCACGCCAAGCACGCTCTCCCTCACGCCCACCGCGGCGCTGAAAGACCTACCTTTTCCGGCGCCTGCCTCCACCAGGGCCGCATCGGGGTTGCCGTTGCGGCACTCCATGGCGAGCACGAAGTACATCCCCAAGAGCTCGGCTCCCCTGCCTCCAACCGCATAG
- the MIX17 gene encoding Mix17p (Syntenic homolog of Saccharomyces cerevisiae YMR002W (MIC17)) produces MARSRGPARRPAPVQSRSASSMAAPAAHAPPAPAPAAHAPAQAAPQQPGLFAQMASTAAGVAVGSAVGHTIGAGLTGLFSGSGSAPAEAQPQQLAAAPVQQDTFQTQARHCDTDARNFTRCLEDNNGNFQICDYYLQQLKACQEASRQY; encoded by the coding sequence ATGGCACGTTCCAGAGGACCAGCAAGAAGACCAGCCCCCGTGCAGTCGCGCTCGGCGTCCAGCATGGCCGCCCCAGCCGCGCACGCCCCTCCTGCGCCCGCCCCAGCCGCACACGCCCCAGCACAGGCGGCCCCACAGCAGCCCGGCTTGTTCGCACAGATGGCCTCCACTGCCGCAGGCGTGGCGGTCGGCTCGGCGGTCGGCCACACCATCGGCGCGGGCCTCACCGGGCTCTTCTCCGGCTCCGGCTCCGCTCCTGCGGAGGCGCAGCCCCAGCAGCTTGCCGCAGCCCCAGTGCAGCAGGACACCTTCCAGACGCAGGCCAGACACTGCGACACCGACGCGCGCAACTTCACGCGCTGCCTAGAGGACAACAACGGCAACTTCCAGATCTGCGACTACTACTTGCAGCAGTTGAAGGCGTGCCAGGAAGCCTCCCGCCAGTACTGA
- a CDS encoding ACL007Cp (NOHBY301; No homolog in Saccharomyces cerevisiae) — MAAQTRPIPLRVRTWAFVSIVTIWSARRYSDAVPSACNRLLACLFLRAEKKVSSSTGVCLRLWCSCRLAVSNCPTLPSVRPSPHRPLPAQREHRLARRKRCSGDRCPGPTLPQSSLVTAAPRRYLFRAGPTSSAGGDDWQRQSLQYILDCVLIQFARSAAQLAAATAAKSQNGRRTGFRYMDRLSNSYYCFPLEKTYTW, encoded by the coding sequence ATGGCTGCGCAAACCAGGCCAATCCCGCTGAGAGTTCGGACCTGGGCTTTTGTGTCAATTGTTACAATCTGGAGTGCTAGACGTTATTCTGACGCCGTACCCTCTGCCTGCAATCGGCTGCTCGCTTGTCTTTTTTTGCGTGCAGAAAAAAAGGTATCGTCCTCCACCGGCGTCTGCCTGCGTCTCTGGTGCTCCTGTCGTCTGGCTGTTAGCAATTGTCCTACGCTACCGAGTGTGCGCCCGTCCCCACATCGCCCGCTGCCCGCCCAACGCGAACACAGGCTCGCACGGAGGAAACGATGCAGCGGCGATCGGTGCCCTGGCCCCACCCTCCCCCAGTCATCGCTCGTAACCGCCGCGCCGCGTCGCTACTTGTTCAGGGCAGGCCCGACGAGCTCTGCTGGAGGCGACGACTGGCAAAGGCAAAGTCTGCAGTACATACTTGATTGTGTTTTGATCCAATTCGCGCGCAGTGCTGCCCAACTAGCTGCTGCAACTGCTGCTAAATCACAGAATGGAAGACGAACAGGCTTCCGTTATATGGATCGGCTTTCGAATTCTTACTATTGCTTCCCTCTGGAGAAGACATACACTTGGTGA
- the MDM12 gene encoding ERMES complex subunit MDM12 (Syntenic homolog of Saccharomyces cerevisiae YOL009C (MDM12)), with protein MSFDINWNKINEDSTINQRARAFLNEHLESLQLPSYVSNIKMTDFKLGTIPPRITLKQIDNPLDDFYEALRLEGASIGGRDTDVQFLMEVDYKGDMLIELSAELVLNYPSPNFMQLPVKLTISDIGIHSLCLVAYLQRQLFISFLCDVSDPALDNVESPLDSNGPAFLGSKAVERISLIRSIKIQTEIGPQDLSEGTILRSVGKLEQFLSDVFKNLLRKEAAWPSWINLDFNEDVSADVESSSSAEESLPHRDDAQDFSADARA; from the coding sequence ATGTCATTTGATATAAACTGGAATAAGATCAACGAGGATAGCACCATTAACCAGCGAGCCCGCGCTTTTCTCAATGAGCATCTCGAATCGCTGCAGCTGCCCAGTTATGTGAGCAACATCAAAATGACCGATTTCAAACTCGGGACAATACCCCCACGCATCACTCTGAAGCAGATAGACAACCCCCTGGACGACTTCTATGAGGCGTTGCGGCTTGAGGGCGCGTCTATCGGCGGCCGCGACACCGACGTGCAGTTTCTGATGGAGGTGGATTACAAGGGCGACATGCTGATAGAGCTGAGTGCGGAGCTCGTGCTCAACTACCCCAGCCCCAACTTTATGCAGCTGCCCGTCAAGCTCACGATCAGCGATATTGGCATCCACTCCCTGTGTCTGGTGGCATACCTGCAGCGCCAACTCTTCATCAGTTTTTTGTGCGATGTCAGCGATCCTGCGCTGGACAACGTGGAGTCCCCGCTGGACAGCAATGGCCCAGCGTTTCTGGGGTCCAAGGCCGTGGAGAGGATATCTCTCATACGGAGCATCAAGATACAGACGGAAATTGGGCCCCAGGATCTGAGCGAGGGCACCATTTTGCGGAGCGTGGGCAAGCTGGAGCAATTTCTGTCCGATGTGTTCAAGAACTTACTTCGGAAGGAGGCTGCCTGGCCGAGCTGGATCAACTTGGACTTTAACGAGGATGTCTCTGCCGACGTAGAGAGTAGCAGTTCCGCGGAAGAATCGCTCCCGCACAGAGACGATGCACAGGACTTCTCTGCCGATGCGAGAGCATAG
- the MVP1 gene encoding Mvp1p (Syntenic homolog of Saccharomyces cerevisiae YMR004W (MVP1)), translated as MMDLDSQELWGRGPSMESPNNAWASVQRTPADSARTQQIVSPVVRQAESLGSLTLTDSSLSAEVKETMRNNYNERKMYEPGTPALEQTVWGAPPSQLDASISGLDTSMAPVASQSSMCDELHSEDLENWMNSRRKTYNPLAKNIVVVEEIPEREGILFKHTNYLVKHLVVLPNTNPSSNQTVIRRYSDFNWLQEVLLKKYPFRMIPELPPKKIGAQNADPIFLARRRKGLCRFINLVIMHPVLKQDDLVLTFLTVPTDLGSWRKQANYDTTEEFTDQKIDKAFISLWHKELSNQWNKADAKIDELLESWIKTSVLVERYERRMRQVSEERRLLGRVIEEFADNSVTLYPLEEGTIHDINSHISTISKHLNSLADTSKKERQEVEEHLSVKFKTFIDIIIALKGVFDRYKIMAGNNIAHLQRRVEINMDKLQSMESNPDVKGAEYDKLRQTIQRDKRTIAEQLNRSWLIRKCILEEFVIFQETQFCITHVFQEWAKMHVKYANETTESWEKVYANLQDMPLSRS; from the coding sequence ATGATGGATTTGGATTCTCAAGAGTTGTGGGGGCGTGGACCTTCTATGGAATCACCAAACAACGCGTGGGCCAGTGTACAACGAACTCCCGCCGATAGCGCTCGTACGCAGCAGATAGTATCACCCGTTGTTCGACAGGCTGAATCTTTGGGGTCGCTCACATTGACAGATTCATCGCTGTCAGCAGAGGTGAAGGAGACTATGCGTAATAATTACAATGAGCGAAAGATGTACGAGCCCGGCACGCCAGCGTTGGAACAGACAGTGTGGGGAGCGCCACCATCACAACTAGACGCAAGTATAAGCGGGCTAGATACTTCGATGGCACCAGTAGCCAGCCAGAGCTCCATGTGCGACGAACTACACAGCGAAGATCTTGAGAATTGGATGAATAGTCGGCGAAAGACGTACAATCCCTTAGCCAAGAACATCGTCGTGGTAGAAGAGATCCCCGAGCGGGAGGGCATCCTCTTCAAACATACGAACTACTTGGTCAAACATCTGGTTGTGTTACCAAATACGAATCCCTCCTCCAACCAGACAGTCATTCGTCGCTACTCCGACTTCAACTGGCTTCAGGAAGTTTTATTGAAGAAATATCCTTTCAGAATGATCCCCGAGTTGCCTCCCAAGAAGATAGGGGCGCAGAACGCGGATCCCATCTTCTTGGCTCGCAGGCGTAAGGGTCTATGCCGTTTTATTAATCTTGTTATTATGCATCCCGTTCTCAAACAGGACGACCTAGTTCTGACGTTTCTAACTGTTCCAACGGACTTGGGAAGTTGGAGAAAGCAGGCAAACTATGACACTACTGAGGAATTTACTGACCAGAAGATCGATAAGGCGTTTATCAGTCTCTGGCATAAGGAGCTCAGCAACCAGTGGAATAAAGCCGATGCGAAGATTGATGAGCTGCTAGAGTCATGGATTAAGACTTCCGTCCTTGTGGAGAGATACGAACGGCGCATGAGGCAGGTGTCTGAAGAGCGGCGGCTGCTTGGCCGCGTGATTGAGGAATTTGCTGATAATTCGGTAACACTATACCCACTAGAAGAAGGCACTATTCATGATATTAACTCTCATATATCCACTATATCAAAACATCTCAATAGCCTGGCCGATACCTCTAAGAAGGAGCGTCAGGAAGTGGAGGAACACCTATCGGTGAAGTTTAAGACCTTCATAGATATTATTATAGCACTGAAGGGGGTCTTTGATAGGTATAAAATTATGGCGGGGAATAACATAGCACATTTGCAGAGGAGAGTGGAAATAAATATGGACAAACTTCAATCTATGGAGAGTAATCCGGACGTTAAAGGTGCAGAATATGATAAACTCAGACAGACAATTCAACGGGACAAACGGACAATTGCTGAGCAACTAAACAGGTCCTGGCTAATTAGAAAGTGCATTTTAGAGGAATTTGTAATTTTCCAGGAGACTCAATTTTGTATCACACATGTCTTCCAGGAATGGGCCAAGATGCATGTAAAGTACGCCAACGAGACCACTGAAAGTTGGGAAAAGGTGTATGCAAATTTACAAGATATGCCGCTATCGAGAAGTTAG